Within the Gemmatimonadales bacterium genome, the region TGACGTCCACCCGGGTGGTCTGCCGGGTCCACCCGGCACCCGCTTCGGCGGCGGCACCGGCGCTCGAGGCGGCAGCCTTGCCAAACCAGGCGTCGGCGTTGATGAGCGGCACCTCGGCGACCAGCCCCCCGTTCCAGTTGGTGACCGCGTCGGGATAGTTGAGGCTGGCCGGATTGAAGGAGGCCATCGAGACACCCCGCTGCTGCAGGGTGAAGCCGAAGGCGCCCAGCGGGTTGTCGGTCTGGGCGTAGCCGGCCTCGGCGCGCACGGTGGGGAGGATGCCCTGGAGCGCGGCGGTGGACTGGGCCCCCTGTGCGCGGGCGCCGCCGGCCGCGATGCGGTTGGCGTAGGCGGCGGAATCGGCGCGGCGGAAGGCGTCGGCCAGGGTCAGCGGTGCCTGTGCGCGGGCCGGGGTGGCCAGTGCCATGGCCAGGGCAGCAAGGATGATGGGTCTCAGCATGCGATGGTGTCCTTGGTTGGGCGTCAGTGCCCTTTCACTAGTCTACAACTATATAGTTGAATAGGGAAGATGTCAACAGGGGCCTCACCCCCTGTCTCCCTCTCGCACTGTCCTGCCTCACCCCCTGTCCCCCTCTCCATGAGATGGAGAGGGGGGACGTCACACGAGGATCGCCGGAGTATCTTTCCGGCATGACGGAACGCGAGGCGCCGGGGACCGTCCGGCTCGACAAGTGGTTGTGGGCGGCGAGGTTCTACAAGACCCGCGCGCTGGCGGTCGAGGCCATCGACGGCGGCAAGGTGGACCTCAACGGCCAGGGCGCCAAGCGCTCCAAGGCGGTGCGGGTGGGCGACCGGGTCCAGTTCCGGCAGCCCCCCTATGAATGGGATGTGGAAGTGCGGGGGCTGAGCGAGCGGCGGGGGCCGGCCAGCGTGGCCATCACCTTATATGAAGAGACCCCGGCGAGTCGCTCGGCGCGGGAAACGATGGCGCTCCGGCTCAAGGCGATGCCACCGCCGCTCTTCCTGGAGAAGGGGAAGCCGAACAAGAAGCAGCGGCGGGAGATCGAGCGGTTCAAACGGAGGGATTAGACTTGAAGCAGGGGGCCGCCAACCGCTGGCGAAGGGCCCAGAACAGCGGACGAGGGAGGGTCGGAGCACAGGGAGGGTCGGAAGAACTGCTTGGAGGTTGTGCCAGCACCCACCCATTCAGTTCTCCGGCATTCCCTTCCCTCCGACCCTCCCTCGTTCCTGTTGCCAGTCTGCCTATTCGACCCAGGCTTCCCACTTCTTCCCCACCTTCAGCGTGATCTCGAAGTGCACCGTCGAGTCTTTCTTCGTCACGCCGAGCGCCAGCAGCGAGTCCCGCAGCGGCCGCGGCACGTGCACGGTGCCGGGAAGTAGACGATCAATGCTCCCATCGACCCGCGCGGGGGCGGTGACGTTGCCCGCCGAGTCCCGGACCGCCGGTGTGATGTCGGCGCGATAGGTGGCCGGCAGGATGAGGTACTGGCTGCGCTCGGGATAGCGATCGCGCAGCACGAGCGGATCGAGGCCGAAGTCCACCGCCATGAGGCGCGTCGTGGAGGTCGACCCCATCAGCATCGGCTTGGCATCCTCAGGCAGCCCCGCCATTGCCGCTGTACGCGTTGCCTCGGTGGAGTCGGCCGCCGCCTGCTGCGCTGCCTGCCACCGATCCAACGCCGGCCCCGCGAGTTCGAGGACCACATAGCCTGGCCGGGTGGGCCGCATCCAGCCGTAGGTGTGCGTGGTGTCGTCGGGCGCCGGGAGGTTGTGGACACCCAGCGCCTCGAGCCGCGCCCGGTCAAACCAGGTCTTCCCATCCGGCCCCGGCGCCATCTGCCACGACAGGCGAAGGTTCAGGAATTCCTCGGCACCCTCCGACTGATTTCCCCAACTCTGCAGCTCACGCTCACCCAGGCGGACAACAGCGTCCGGGTTGCCGGCACGGTTCCGCATCGCGCCACCGAGGATGGCCGCCGTGGCCACCACGAGCGTGGCCGCGGCGGCGAGGAGGCCACGGTTTGTCATGGAGCCTCCCCTATCCGCGTCTTGAGCCGCTTGAGCAGGAGCATCACCACGACGGCGATGCCGCCGAGGACCAGGAAGAAGAGCCAGTTCGGCATCCAGTCCCACCACCAGTCCACGGCCTTGACGAAGATGAGTGCCGTGAACGCGACGACGCCGATATTCGTGACCTCATTCCATCCCTTCCGGATGCCGCCCCAGATGGCCAGGCCCGCCGCCAGGAACCCGACGAGCTGGTAGAAGACGGCGGCCCCTTCGGCGGAGAGGGGGAGGACGCTGCCCCGACCGCTCGCCGCCAGGCCGGTGACGATGTAGAACAGGACGACGAGGCCGAAGACCCGATAGACCCAGCCGAAGCCCTCGGTCAGCGGTCGATGCCGGATCAGCCCCAGCGCGGCCGCGAGGGCCGCCGCCGGCAGGAACAGTTCGGAGCGGATGAACGCGCTGGTCCAGTAGAGCCCGCCGAGGGTGGCGAGCACCCCAGCCATCCAGATGGTCCCCGTCACGAGGGCGGCCACGAGCAACAGCCGCAGGCCATACCCGTAGGTCAGCGCGGCTGCGAAGACGGCCCAGACCAGGAACTCCCACGGTGACAGCGCGACATTGTAGACCTGGAGCAGCGTCGCGACGTCGGTCACGAAGGCGGCGAACGCCACCAGCGCGGCGAGCCCGGCAAAGTACAGCGTCTTCTCGCGCCGGGCGGCGAAGGCGGTGAGCGCGAGCGCCGCCGCGGTGGCGAGGGTGAGGAGCGCAACCTGCACGCCGGTGGTCAGTCCGCCCCAGAAGCGCTCCACGAAGAGCACCACCGCGATGCAGAGGGCAAGGGCGCCGAGGAAGGAGGCGAAGCGGAGGCCGAGGGCGAGCTGGCGGCCGGAGGTGGTAGTGGATACGTCGTACTGACGGGCGAGTTCAGCGAGGAGTTGTTCGTGGTGGCGAGCGATACGCTGCCGCCCGGCGTCGTCGAGGACGCTGCCCAGCTCGGACTCGAGCTCGGCGAGTTCCTCCTGAAAGGCGCGGATCCGGTCGACCCGCGCCTGGGCATCCATTCGTCCGGTCATGGTGCCTCCGGTTACGCCTCCTGGCCCTGTTTCACATAGATCTCGCCGCCGCGGCGCCGGAACTCCACCGACTTCTCCTCCAGCGCGGCGGCGTACTCCCGCACATCCTGCGTGATCTTCATCGAGCAGAACTTCGGCCCGCACATCGAGCAGAAGTGGGCCACCTTGGCGCCGTCGGCGGGCAGGGTCTCGTCGTGGAAGGCGCGCGCGGTGACGGGATCGAGGGCCAGGTTGAACTGGTCCTCCCAGCGGAAGTCGAAGCGCGCCTTGCTGAGCGCGTCGTCCCATGCCTGCGCGTTCGGGTGCCCCTTGGCCAGGTCGGCGGCGTGCGCGGCGATCTTGTAGGCGATGACGCCCGCCTTGACGTCATCGCGGTCGGGGAGGCCGAGGTGCTCCTTCGGCGTCACGTAGCAGAGCATGGCGGTGCCGTACCAGCCGATCATCGCGGCGCCGATGGCGCTCGTGATATGGTCGTACCCCGGCGCGATGTCGGTGGTGAGCGGCCCGAGGGTGTAGAACGGCGCCTCGCCGCACCACTCGAGCTGCTTGTCCATGTTCTCCTTGATGAGGTGCATCGGCACGTGACCGGGGCCCTCGTTCATCACCTGCACGTCGTGCTTCCACGCGATCTTGTTCAGCTCCCCCTGCACCTTGAGTTCGGCGAACTGCGCCTCGTCGTTGGCGTCCTTGATGGAGCCGGGACGGAGCCCGTCACCCAGCGAGAAGGAGACGTCGTACGCCGCCATGATCTCGCAGATTTCCTCGAAATGCGTGTAGAGGAAGTTCTCCTTGTGATGCGAGAGGCACCACTTGGCCATGATCGACCCGCCGCGGCTGACGATGCCCGTCATTCGCTTGGCAGTCATCGGCACGAAACGGAGCAGCACGCCGGCGTGGACGGTGAAGTAGTCCACCCCCTGCTCCGCCTGCTCGATCAGAGTGTCGCGGTACGCCTCCCAGGTCAGGTCCTCGGCGACGCCACCGACCTTTTCCAGCGCCTGGTAGATCGGCACGGTGCCGATCGGCACGGCGCTGTTCCGGAGGATCCACTGCCGGGTCTCGTGGATATTGGCCCCGGTGGAGAGGTCCATGACCGTGTCGGCGCCCCAGAGGGTGGCCCAGCGGAGCTTCTCGACCTCGTCCTCGATGACGCTCTTGACGGCGGAGTTGCCGATGTTGGCGTTGATCTTCACCGCGAAGCCGCGGCCGATGATCATCGGCTCGATTTCGGGGTGGTTGATGTTGGCCGGGATGATGGCGCGCCCGCGGGCGACCTCGCTGCGGACGAACTCGGGGCTCATGCCCTCGCGGAGGGCGACGAACTCCATTTCAGGCGTGACGTCGCCGCGGCGGGCGTAGTGCAATTGAGTCACAGGACCCCGACCCCGGTACACCGGGCGCTGGAGTCCGGCAGGGATCAGGTCATTCTGGACCCCGGCTTGCGCCGGAGTGACGACCGTCGCGCGGGGCAGTCGCTCTACATCGCGCTCCATGATCCAGGGGAGGCGCGGGGTCGGAAGGCCCTGGCGGACGTCGAAGCCCTGCGGGCCGCTGGTGTCATAGACCCGAAGCGGAGGCTCGCCATCGGAGAGGAGGATCTCCCGGACCGGCACGTGAATGCCGCGGCTCCCCTCGAGGGTGACCTTGCGGGAGTTGGGAAAGGCGTCTGAAAAAGAGGTGGCAGTCATGCCGCACTCCCTTCGCCGGTATGAGCCGGATCAGGTTCCAAGGGTATCGTCTCAATCCGTCGCGCCGACGTGCGCGGGGATGCCCCTGGCGGTGTCCGTGAAGGTTAATACAACAGCGGGGAAGCGGGAACGATTGCATCGCGTCCGCCGACCGTCGGCTCGGGGTGGTCCTCCAGGCGTAACAGGTCGCGCACCCTCCGCGCCACGGTCGCTCCGGGTGTCGCGACCTGATTGCCCTCCGGACCATCCCCATCGCCGGCGGTCAGACATATGCGGGGCTGGCGTTGGGGATGGACCGAAGGGGCGTTGGTTCGCATCCCCCGGAGAGACCTCGGCTCGGAGGGGGTGCGAACCACAGCCCCGGAGGTCCGCCCCAAGTCAGCCCCGCCCAGTAGGGCTCGACGCCCCGGTCACCTGCTCCGCAGCCGACCCCGGTCCACCTTGCCGAGGTGCGTCCGCGGGAAATCCGCCAGGAACACGATCTCGCGCGGCGCCTTGTAGGCCTCCAGCCGCTCCCGGACGAACGCCTTCAACTCCTCGTCGAGGCCAGGCGACTGGGTGTTCGCGATCACGAAGGCGTGCGGCTTGGTGAGTCCCTGCCCGTCCACCACGCCCACCACCGCGGCCTCCTTCACCGCCGGGTGCTGGAGGAGACAGTTCTCCACCTCCTGCGGCGCCAGCCAACGGCCGCCCACCTTGAGCATGTCGTCGCCGCGGCCGCAGTAGGTGAAGTACCCGTCGGCGTCGCGGCGGATCATGTCACCCGACACGTACCACTCCCCCTGGAACGCCTGCGCCGTCTTCTCCATCTGCTGCCAGTAGCCGATGGCGCGTGCGTTCCCACGCACCCGGAGCCACCCGACCTCGCCGTCAGGCAGGGGATTCCCGTCGTCGTCCGTGACCCGCACCTCGAACCCCTCGACCACCGTCCCCATCGTCCCGGGCCGCACCGCGCCGGGCCGCGCGGAGATGAAGATGTGCCACATCTCCGCCGTCCCCAGCCCGTCGAGCAGTTCCACCCCGAACAGCTCCTGCCACCGGGTGTACAGCTCGGCCGGCAGCGCCTCCCCCGCCGACGTGACGAGGCGGAGCGAGGAGAGATCGGCCTCGGCGGCGGCGGGGTGCGTCACCATGTGGTTGACCATGGTGGGGACGTTGACCAGCACGGTGGGCCGGTGCTTCCGGATCTCCTCGAAGAGCAGTTCGGGGGTCGGCTTGTCGGGAAAGAGGACGCTCCGGGCACCGACAGAGAATGGAAAGAAGAGGTTGGTGCCCATGGCGTAGCCGAAGAAGAGCTTCGGGACCGAGATGGTGACGTCGTCCTCGGTGAGACCCAGCACCCCCTGGCCGTAGCAGGCGGTGGTGTGCGCGAAGCTCCAGTGGCTCTGCTGCACCGCCTTCGGCTGGCCGGTGGTGCCGCCGGAGAAGAGCCAGATGCAGGCGTCGTCGCGATGACTGGGGAAGGTGTCCAGCTCCAGCGACTGGGCCTCGAGGCGGCGGTCGAGGGTTTCGCTTCCGGCCACCATCAACTCGGCCAGGAGCGGCGCCCCGGCGCGGGCCGCCTCGAAGGCGTCGCGGTTGCCCTGGTGGACGAAGGCGACGCGGGCGCGGGTGTACTGATAGAAATAGGTGATGGCGTCGGGCTTGAGGTCCGGGTTGACCATCACCACCACTGCCCCGATCTTCAAGATGCCGAACAGCGCCGCCACGAACTCCGGCCCGTCGGGCAGGGCGATGATGACCCGCTGCTCCGGCATCACTCCCGCCTCCCTGAGCAGGTTGCCGTAGCGGTTGGCCAGGTCCTGCACGTCCCGATAGCTCCAGGTCCGCTGATCGGTCACCAGCGCCACGCGCGACCCCCGCCCCTCGCGGATGCGCGCATCGAGCAGGTGATCGGCGATATTGAAGCGCTCCGGCGGTGCAAACGTCACGGGCGGACTCCCGGATGGAACGAGGTTCGGATGACGGTGTGCTGGCTCGCCACTGCAACATATGAAGAAGTCGCGGCGCTTGACCGCTCCCACGCGGTGGCCATCGTGCCGCTCGGCGCCACCGAGGCCCACGGCCCCCACCTGCCGCTCTCGACCGACGTGATCATCGTCGAGGCGATGGCCCGGGCCGGTGCACAGCGCCTGGCCGATCGGGGCGTGACGGCGGTGGTGCTCCCCACGGTGGCCCTGACGCCCGCCCCGTTTGCGGCGGCCTTTCCCGGCACCATCGGCGTGCGGCCGGCGACGCTGGTGGCGCTGCTGGAAGATGTCGCCGACACCCTCGCCGCCCAAGGGTTCACCCGGATGGCGCTGATCAGCGCCCACCTCGATCCCGAGCATCTCGGCGCCGTCACCGAGGCCATCGAGACGATTCGGGCCGACGGGATGCGGGTCGCCTTTCCGAACCTGGCGCGCCGGCCCTGGTCCGGGCGGCTGGGCGAGGAGTTCCAGACCGGCGCCTGCCACGCGGGGCGGTTCGAAACGTCGATCGTGATGGCCGAGCGGCCGGAGCTGGTGCGGGACGTCCGCACCACGCTCCCGCCGAACCCGAACTCGCTTTCGGTGGCCATCCGCGCCGGGCAACACACCTTTGCGGAGGCTGGAGGGCCGCGCGCCTATTTCGGCTGGCCCGCCGACGCGACCGCCGACGAGGGACGAGCGCTGGTCGACACCCTGGGCGCCATCCTCGAAGAGGCCGCCCTCCCCCTGCTTCACGATGATTGAGAGCGTACCCTGATGCGACTCAACGGCAAGACGGCGGTGGTGACGGGCGGCGGCCAGGGGATCGGCGCGGCGGTGGCCCGCGCGCTGGCCGACGCCGGCGCCTCGGTGCTGATTGCCGGCCGCACCCTCAGCAAGCTGGAGCGCCTGGCGGAGGAGCTGCGCGAGGAGGGCCGGAACGTCTGGGGGGCGGCGTGCGACGTGAGCGACCCCGCCGCCATCACCCGGCTCGCCGCCGTGGCCAAGGAGAAGCTCGGCCCGGTGGACATATTGGTCAACAACGCCGGCATCGCCGAATCGGCGCCGATCATGCGCATCAGCCTGGACGACTGGGAGAAGATGATCCGGGTCAACGCCACCGGCCCCTTCCTCTGCCTGCAGGCGTTCCTGCCTGACATGCTGGAGCGGAAATGGGGGCGGGTGGTGAACGTGGCCAGCGTGGCGGGGCTCGAGGGCGCCCGGTACATCGCCGCCTACGTGGCGAGCAAGCATGCGCTGGTGGGGCTCACGCGGGCGGCGGCCGCGGAACTGAAGGGGACCGGCGTCACCGTCAACGCCGTCTGCCCGGGCTACGTGGACACACCGATGACCGCGAGCACGATCGCCAACATCGTGCGGAAGACGGGCAAGACCGCCGACGAGGCGCGCGCCGCCCTTCTCGCCACCATGCCGGGAGGCCGGATGGTGCAACCGGAGGAAGTGGCCGCAGTGGTGCTGGCGCAGATTGCCGACGCATCGGGCGACCGCAACGGAGAAGCCGTCATCATCGACGGCAGAGAGGCGTAGCATGAGCTGGGAGATCATCAATCCACGCGGCCAGCCGAAGGGGTGGAACGACGGCCTGCTGGCCCCCGCCGGCGGACGAACCCTGTTTGTGGCCGGGCAGACGGCGGCCGACGGCTCCGGCAAGGTGCATCCGGCGGACTTCGTGACCCAGTTCCGGCTGGCGCTCGCCAATTCGCTGGCGGTGGTGCGCGCCGCCGGCGGCACGCCCACCGACGTCGGGCGGATGACGGTGTACGTGCTCGACATGGAGGAGTACCGCGACTGCCGCCGCGAACTGGGCGCCGTCTGGAAGGAACTGATGGGGAAACACTACCCCGCCATGGCGCTGGTGGAGGTGTCGGCGCTGCTCGACGAGCATGCGCTCCTCGAGATGGAAACCACCGCGGTGATCCCGCCGCAGGCCGGGAGGCCGGCATGACGATGGCCCCGACGTCGTTTCTCTATGCGCTCGACGCGTCGACCGGCGTGGCGACCATCACCCTCAACCGTCCCGACAAGCTCAACGCGCTCACCTTCGAGGTGTACCGCGAGCTGACCGACACCTTCAACGCCCTCGGCGACGAAGCGGACGTCCGCGCGGTCATCATCACCGGTGCGGGCCGCGCCTTCTGCTCCGGCGGTGACGTCGAGGACATCATCGGCCCGCTGCTGGAGATGGACATCGACGAACTGCGCGCCTTTACCCGGCTCACCTGCGACCTGATCCTCGCCATCCGCCGCTGCCCGCGGCCGGTCGTCGCGGCGCTCAACGGCACCGTGGCCGGCGCGGGAGCGGTCATCGCCTCGGCGTGCGACTTCCGCGTGGCCAACGAGAAGGCGAAGATCGCCTTCCTCTTCGTGCGGGTCGGGCTTTCCGGCGCCGACATGGGGGCGGCGTGGCTGCTGCCGCGGCTGGTGGGGCACAGCATGGCCACGGAGATGCTGATGCTGGGCGAGTTCACCGCGCCGGCGCGCGCAAAGGAGATCGGCCTCTATCACCAGGTGGTGGAGGGGGACGTGATGCCCGCGGCACTCGCGCTCGCCGGGAAGCTGGCGCGGGGGCCGCGCGAGGCGCTGGCCGCCACCAAGGAGGCGATCGACCTCGAGGCGGAGCTCGACCTGGAGTCGGGGCTCGATCACGAGGCGGAGGCGCAGGCCCAGCTGATGCTGGGCCCCGACTACATGGAGGGGTACCAGGCGTTCACCCAGAAGCGGGACCCGAAGTTTCCATGAGACCGGACCCCGAGGCGGTCGCCGCTTTTCTCGAGCCGCACCACGCCGACGTGGCGGCCACGGTGGGCGCCTTCGGCCAGGAGGTGCTGGCCGAGCATCCCGACCCCGAGACCGATGCGGCGGCGCGCACCCGCGCCCGCGCGCTGGTGCCGCTGCTGGCCGAGGCGGGCCTCGGCGTCGCCGTCGAACAGCTCGACCTCCGCGCGGTGGCGCTGATCCGCGAGGGGCTGGCGTACCACTCGCCGCTCGCGGACGAGGTGTACGCCCTGCAGGCGCTCGGCTCGCTGCCGATCCGGCTCGGGGGTGGCGAGGCCATCCAGGCGCAGTGGCTCCCCCGCATCGACGGCGGCGAGGTGATGTGCGGCTTCGCGATGACGGAACCGGAGGCGGGGTCGGACGTCGGGTCGATGGTGACCACCGCCACGAAGCAGGGCAAGGAGTGGGTGCTCGAGGGGCGGAAGGCGTTCATCAGCAATGCCGGCATCGCCGACGTGTACACCGTCTTCGCCTCCACCGACCGGAGCAAGGGCGCCAAGGGGATCTCGGCGTTCGTGGTGCCGGCCGACGCGCGGGGGCTGGTCTTTGCCGGCGCGCAGGTGATGAGCGCGCCGCACCCGCTCGGTGAACTCTCGTTCGAGCGCTGCCGTATTCCCGCCGGCAACATTCTCGGCGAACCGGGCCGCGGGCTGGGGCTCGGCCTCGCCACGCTGGACCGGCTCCGCGCCACCGTGGGCGCCGCCGCCTGCGGCATGGCGGCCCGGGCGCTCGACGAGGCGGTGGCGCACGTCAACGAGCGGAAGCAGTTCGGCAAGGCGCTCGCCGAGTTCCAGCTGACGCAGGACCGGATTGCGCAGATGGCCACCGAGCTCCACGCGGCGCGACTGCTGGTGTACCGCGCGGTGTGGGCCAAGGACCGGGGCGCGGAGCGCGTCACCCTTGAATCGGCGATGGCCAAGAGCTACGCCACCGAGGCGGCGCAGCGGATCGTGGACGGCGCGGTGCAGCTGCTGGGCGGGCGCGGTGTGCTGGCCTCGCACCCGGTGGACAAGCTGTACCGGGCGGTGCGCTCGCTGCGTATTTACGAGGGAACCACCGAGATCCAGCGGCTGCTGATCGCGCGGGAAGTGCTGGGCGCCTCGTGAACGTCGCCATCATCGGCGGCGGGCCGGGGGGGCTCTACCTGGCCATCCTGCTCCGCCGGGCCAATCCCGCCACCCAGGTGACCGTCTACGAACGGAACCGGATCGAGGACACCTTCGGCTTCGGTGTCGTTCTGTCGGACGCCACGGAGGGGATCCTGGCCGAGGCCGACGACGTGACGCACGCGGCAATGTCGGCGGTGATGCACCGGTGGGGCGACATCGACGTGCACATCAACGGCGTGTGCATCACCTCGGGGGGGCACGGCTTCAGCGGCGTCTCCCGCAAGGTGCTGCTCGAGATCCTCTTCGAGCGGGCGAAGGCGCTGGGGGCCAAGGTCCTCGAACTGACCGAAGCGCCGCCGGTCGATGAGTTGCTCAAGACCCACGACCTGGTGGTGGCGGCGGATGGCGTCAACAGCGCCGTGCGCGCCTCGCGAGCCGAGGCGTTCGGCGCCACGGTGGACCTGCGTCCCAACCGGTTCGTCTGGCTCGGCACCACGCGTCCCTTTCCCAGTTTCTTCTTCTCCTTCCGGCAGAACGCGCACGGGCTCTGGCGCGCGCATGCGTACCAGTACGCCGAGGGGGAGTCCACGTTCATCGTGGAGACGACGGACGCGGCGTGGCGTGCGGCGGGGCTGGAGGAGGGAGACGAGGCGGCGACGATCGCGTACTGCGAGGCGCTGTTCCGGGAGGAGCTGGAGGGGCACCGGCTCATCGGCAACCGCAGCATCTGGCGGCAGTTCCCCACGGTGAAGTGCCGGCACTGGTCCGATGGCCGGCTGGTGCTGCTGGGCGACTCGGCGCACACCGCGCACTTCTCGGTGGGGAGCGGGACGAAGCTCGCGATGGAAGACGCCATCGAGCTGAGCCGGGTGCTGCAGGGGGCGACGGATGTGGCGGCCGCGCTCAAGACGTACGAGACGGAGCGGCGGCCGGGGGTCGAGAGCGTGCAGCGGGCGGCGCAGGCGAGCCTCGAGTGGTTCGAGGCGACGGAGCGCTACGACGACCTCGAGCCGCTGCAGTTCGCGTACAGCCTCCTGACCCGCAGTCTTCGCATCACGCACGAGAATCTCCGCACCCGCGACCCGGCATTCGTGGAACGGGTGGAGCGGTGGTATGCCGACCGGGCGGGGGTGCCGCCGGTGCCGGGGAAGACGAGTCCCCCGCCCTTCCTGACCCCGTTCCACCTGCGCGGAATGCGGCTCAGCAACCGGATCGTGGTGTCGCCGATGTGCCAGTACAGCGCGGTGGACGGCATCCCGAACGACTGGCACCTCCAGCACCTGGCCAGCCGAGCCATCGGTGGCGCGGGGCTGGTGATGACGGAGATGACCGACGTGAGCGCGGAGGGGCGGATCACGCCGGGGTGCACCGGGATCTACAACGACACGCAGATGGCGGCGTGGAAGCGGATCGTGGACTTCGTGCGCACGCACGCCCCCGACACGCGGATCGGAATGCAGCTCGGGCATGCGGGGCGGAAGGCGGCGACGAAGCTGATGTGGGAAGGGGACAACGAGCCGCTGGAGGAAGGCGCCTGGCCCATCATGTCGGCGAGCGCGATCCCGTGGAGGCCGGAGAACCAGGTGCCGCACGCGATGACGCGCGCCGACATGGACCGGGTGCGCGACGAGTACGTGCATGCGGCGGAGCGGGCGGAGGCGGCGGGGTTCGACCTGATCGAGATCCACCTGGCGCACGGCTACCTGCTGGCGAGCTTCATCAGTCCGCTCACCAACCGCCGCACCGACGAATACGGCGGGTCACTCGAGCACCGGATGCGGTATCCGCTGGAGATCATCCGCGCGGTGCGCTCGGCGTGGCCGGACGACAGGCCGCTCACCGCCCGCGTCTCCGCCACCGACTGGCACCCCGATGGGCTGACCGGCGAGGAATCGGTGGAGGTGGCGCGGCTCATCGGCCGGGCCGGTGTCGATGCCGTGGACGTCTCGGCGGGACAGACCGTGCCGGACCAGCGTCCTATATATGGGCGGGCGTTCCAGACGCCGTTTGCCGACCGGATCCGGCACGAGGCGGGGGTGGCGACGATGGCGGTGGGGAATATCCAGAGTCACGAGGACGTGAACGCGATCCTGGCCGCGGGGCGCGCCGACCTGGTGCTGATGGCGCGGGCGCATCTCTGGGACCCGTACTGGACTCGGCATGCGGCGTACGCGCTGGGGCATCCGATGACGTGGCCGCCGCAATACGAGTCGTTGAACAACTACAATGCGCGTATCTGAACCGCATTCACAAGAGACGAGGGAGAGTCGGAGGAGAGGGAGGGTCGGAGACACTGCTTGTGGTTGCATCACCGTCCACCTCAATCGGTTCTCCGACCCTCCCTCGTCTTCAGTTGGTTCATGCTGCCCGATATGCTGCCTCACCCCCTGCCCCCCTCTCCATGATATGGAGAGGGGTATTTCGTAGCGGCACCTACGAGATGAGCAACACCAGGATCACCACGGCGAGCACCAGGACCAGCGTCGAGATCACGATGGTGTGATTGGAGCCGCCCGACGCCATGCTCGCGTTCTCGAG harbors:
- a CDS encoding enoyl-CoA hydratase family protein, which produces MTMAPTSFLYALDASTGVATITLNRPDKLNALTFEVYRELTDTFNALGDEADVRAVIITGAGRAFCSGGDVEDIIGPLLEMDIDELRAFTRLTCDLILAIRRCPRPVVAALNGTVAGAGAVIASACDFRVANEKAKIAFLFVRVGLSGADMGAAWLLPRLVGHSMATEMLMLGEFTAPARAKEIGLYHQVVEGDVMPAALALAGKLARGPREALAATKEAIDLEAELDLESGLDHEAEAQAQLMLGPDYMEGYQAFTQKRDPKFP
- a CDS encoding acyl-CoA dehydrogenase family protein; translation: MRPDPEAVAAFLEPHHADVAATVGAFGQEVLAEHPDPETDAAARTRARALVPLLAEAGLGVAVEQLDLRAVALIREGLAYHSPLADEVYALQALGSLPIRLGGGEAIQAQWLPRIDGGEVMCGFAMTEPEAGSDVGSMVTTATKQGKEWVLEGRKAFISNAGIADVYTVFASTDRSKGAKGISAFVVPADARGLVFAGAQVMSAPHPLGELSFERCRIPAGNILGEPGRGLGLGLATLDRLRATVGAAACGMAARALDEAVAHVNERKQFGKALAEFQLTQDRIAQMATELHAARLLVYRAVWAKDRGAERVTLESAMAKSYATEAAQRIVDGAVQLLGGRGVLASHPVDKLYRAVRSLRIYEGTTEIQRLLIAREVLGAS
- a CDS encoding bifunctional salicylyl-CoA 5-hydroxylase/oxidoreductase, yielding MNVAIIGGGPGGLYLAILLRRANPATQVTVYERNRIEDTFGFGVVLSDATEGILAEADDVTHAAMSAVMHRWGDIDVHINGVCITSGGHGFSGVSRKVLLEILFERAKALGAKVLELTEAPPVDELLKTHDLVVAADGVNSAVRASRAEAFGATVDLRPNRFVWLGTTRPFPSFFFSFRQNAHGLWRAHAYQYAEGESTFIVETTDAAWRAAGLEEGDEAATIAYCEALFREELEGHRLIGNRSIWRQFPTVKCRHWSDGRLVLLGDSAHTAHFSVGSGTKLAMEDAIELSRVLQGATDVAAALKTYETERRPGVESVQRAAQASLEWFEATERYDDLEPLQFAYSLLTRSLRITHENLRTRDPAFVERVERWYADRAGVPPVPGKTSPPPFLTPFHLRGMRLSNRIVVSPMCQYSAVDGIPNDWHLQHLASRAIGGAGLVMTEMTDVSAEGRITPGCTGIYNDTQMAAWKRIVDFVRTHAPDTRIGMQLGHAGRKAATKLMWEGDNEPLEEGAWPIMSASAIPWRPENQVPHAMTRADMDRVRDEYVHAAERAEAAGFDLIEIHLAHGYLLASFISPLTNRRTDEYGGSLEHRMRYPLEIIRAVRSAWPDDRPLTARVSATDWHPDGLTGEESVEVARLIGRAGVDAVDVSAGQTVPDQRPIYGRAFQTPFADRIRHEAGVATMAVGNIQSHEDVNAILAAGRADLVLMARAHLWDPYWTRHAAYALGHPMTWPPQYESLNNYNARI